The Agrococcus carbonis genome has a window encoding:
- a CDS encoding 4-hydroxyphenylacetate 3-hydroxylase N-terminal domain-containing protein translates to MAGAASEAQGAGVPQTGADYLASLDDGRVVVHDGQPVDRVAEHPAFAGAAGTIAGLYDALHAEGSDALLAPTADGTGRTHAFWAVPATRDDLRAQREAIRAWQRSTRGWMGRTPEFMGSVVTSMAAHPSFFGRFEANVRAMLDRDQRAVTHYAQALVNPPVDRELPPDEVGDVFLHVVRETDDGVVIRGAKAVVTGAATAQRLLVSHFGGEVQTDAFAFAGSVAVGTPGIRIYTRGTPARDDQPLAHRFAEHDALVVFDDVLVPWEDVVIRDAETMGAFNRGAVGWNARLAFQAATRLEAKLEHIAGLAVRAAEIMGIDERRGAQAALGEVIAFRHTVAGLRDAMIEQAEPSGESIGPGVEAAMAFSALAPDAYSRMRVTLETTLSSAFAHLPVPLASLGTEAVAGVEPLLRGSGGADARERLSVMGELWDAVGTGFGARHELYERSYWGQPERTHVGILGLARATGRLDGWRR, encoded by the coding sequence GTGGCCGGGGCCGCGAGCGAGGCGCAGGGCGCCGGCGTGCCGCAGACCGGCGCCGACTACCTCGCGAGCCTCGACGACGGCCGCGTCGTCGTCCACGACGGGCAGCCGGTCGACCGCGTGGCCGAGCACCCCGCGTTCGCCGGCGCCGCAGGCACGATCGCGGGCCTGTACGACGCGCTCCACGCCGAGGGGTCGGATGCGCTGCTCGCGCCGACCGCCGACGGCACGGGCCGCACGCACGCGTTCTGGGCGGTGCCCGCGACGCGCGACGACCTCCGCGCGCAGCGCGAGGCGATCCGGGCGTGGCAACGCTCCACGCGCGGCTGGATGGGCCGCACGCCCGAGTTCATGGGCAGCGTCGTCACGTCGATGGCCGCGCACCCGTCGTTCTTCGGCCGCTTCGAGGCCAACGTGCGCGCGATGCTCGACCGCGACCAGCGGGCCGTGACCCACTACGCGCAGGCGCTCGTCAATCCGCCGGTCGACCGCGAGCTGCCGCCCGACGAGGTGGGGGATGTCTTCCTGCACGTCGTGCGCGAGACCGACGACGGGGTCGTCATCCGCGGCGCGAAGGCCGTCGTGACGGGTGCCGCGACCGCGCAGCGCCTGCTCGTGTCGCACTTCGGCGGCGAGGTGCAGACCGACGCGTTCGCGTTCGCGGGCTCGGTCGCGGTCGGCACCCCCGGCATCCGCATCTACACGCGCGGCACGCCGGCCCGCGACGACCAGCCGCTCGCGCACCGCTTCGCCGAGCACGACGCGCTCGTGGTCTTCGACGATGTGCTCGTGCCGTGGGAGGACGTCGTGATCCGCGACGCCGAGACGATGGGCGCCTTCAACCGGGGCGCCGTCGGGTGGAACGCCCGGCTCGCGTTCCAGGCGGCGACGCGGCTCGAGGCCAAGCTCGAGCACATCGCCGGGCTCGCCGTGCGGGCCGCCGAGATCATGGGCATCGACGAGCGCCGAGGCGCGCAGGCGGCGCTCGGCGAGGTCATCGCCTTCCGCCACACCGTCGCGGGCCTGCGCGACGCGATGATCGAGCAGGCCGAGCCCTCGGGCGAGAGCATCGGCCCCGGCGTCGAGGCCGCGATGGCGTTCTCGGCGCTCGCGCCCGACGCCTACTCGCGCATGCGCGTCACCCTCGAGACGACCCTCTCGTCGGCGTTCGCGCACCTGCCGGTGCCCCTCGCATCCCTCGGCACCGAGGCGGTCGCGGGCGTCGAGCCGCTGCTGCGCGGCTCGGGCGGGGCGGATGCGCGCGAGCGGCTGAGCGTCATGGGCGAGCTGTGGGACGCGGTCGGCACGGGCT
- the prfB gene encoding peptide chain release factor 2, producing the protein MADLDISGAIAELRSTFSDIKAVLDEERLRADIARLSEAAGAPDLWDDPDAAQKVTSQLSHAQADLKRITETESRIDDLEVLVEMANEEGDEETQVEAKKELASLQKLVSELEVRTLLDGEFDELPAVVTIRAGAGGVDASDFAEMLQRMYLRYAEQHGMPVTVHETSYAEEAGIKSTSFEIDAPYAFGNLSVEAGTHRLVRMSPFGAAGKRQTSFAAVEVVPLFEQVDEIEVPENDIRVDVFRSSGPGGQSVNTTDSAVRITHIPTGIVVSMQNEKSQIQNRAAAMRVLQSRLMLVKREEEAARKKELAGNIAASWGDQMRSYVLAPYQMVKDLRTLHEVNNPSAVFDGDLDGFIAAGIRWRKRQQQETED; encoded by the coding sequence ATGGCCGATCTCGACATCAGCGGCGCCATCGCCGAGCTGCGCTCCACGTTCTCCGACATCAAGGCGGTGCTCGACGAGGAGCGCCTGCGCGCCGACATCGCCCGGCTCTCGGAGGCGGCCGGCGCCCCTGACCTCTGGGACGACCCGGACGCCGCGCAGAAGGTGACGAGCCAGCTGAGCCACGCGCAGGCCGACCTCAAGCGCATCACCGAGACCGAGTCGCGCATCGACGACCTCGAGGTGCTCGTCGAGATGGCGAACGAGGAGGGCGACGAGGAGACGCAGGTCGAGGCCAAGAAGGAGCTCGCGAGCCTGCAGAAGCTCGTCTCCGAGCTCGAGGTGCGCACGCTCCTCGACGGCGAGTTCGACGAGCTGCCCGCGGTCGTCACGATCCGTGCGGGCGCCGGCGGCGTCGACGCGAGCGACTTCGCCGAGATGCTCCAGCGCATGTACCTGCGCTACGCCGAGCAGCACGGCATGCCCGTCACCGTCCACGAGACGAGCTACGCCGAGGAGGCGGGCATCAAGTCGACCTCGTTCGAGATCGACGCGCCCTACGCCTTCGGCAACCTCTCGGTCGAGGCCGGCACCCACCGCCTCGTGCGCATGAGCCCCTTCGGCGCCGCCGGCAAGCGCCAGACCTCGTTCGCCGCCGTCGAGGTCGTGCCGCTGTTCGAGCAGGTCGACGAGATCGAGGTGCCCGAGAACGACATCCGCGTCGATGTCTTCCGCTCGTCGGGCCCCGGCGGCCAGAGCGTGAACACGACCGACTCCGCGGTGCGCATCACGCACATCCCCACCGGCATCGTCGTCTCGATGCAGAACGAGAAGAGCCAGATCCAGAACCGCGCGGCCGCGATGCGCGTGCTGCAGAGCCGCCTCATGCTCGTCAAGCGCGAGGAGGAGGCGGCCCGCAAGAAGGAGCTCGCGGGCAACATCGCCGCGAGCTGGGGCGACCAGATGCGCTCGTACGTGCTCGCGCCGTACCAGATGGTCAAGGACCTCCGCACGCTCCACGAGGTCAACAACCCCAGCGCGGTCTTCGACGGCGACCTCGACGGCTTCATCGCCGCGGGCATCCGCTGGCGCAAGCGCCAGCAGCAGGAGACCGAGGACTGA
- a CDS encoding MFS transporter: MSGVDQSERFPWRRVAGAAFVPTAAFAIGEGAVIPYIPLIAGDLGASLAVAAVVAAMLTVGQLVGDVPGGSVVARFGERPTMIGAGLLVLVAIALAFFSTEWWMLGAAIFVLGLGHAVFALARHAFMTTYVPLRFRARALSTLGGIFRMGMFVGPLIGSAVLGLGFGLSAVWVICAIGTVVAIVVLIVLPDPSSAFERTPVTTGVIELRQERTGIRQVVRRNARVLATVGVGAAMLALARQARNVLLPLWAVSIGLDGVTTGLVIGIAGGVDFALFFISGWVMDRFGRLWSVVPSLALMAASFVLLAVSHDLDAAVMWFVVAAIVMALGNGLGSGILMTLGADLADPRNPAPFLGAWRLTTDAGGATAPLLISLLISVASIAWAAGGLAALCVLGAGMLLRWLPRKPRDAGRGPH, encoded by the coding sequence GTGAGCGGCGTCGATCAGTCGGAGCGGTTCCCGTGGCGGAGGGTCGCGGGCGCCGCCTTCGTGCCCACCGCGGCCTTCGCGATCGGCGAGGGCGCCGTCATCCCCTACATCCCGCTCATCGCCGGCGACCTCGGCGCCTCGCTCGCGGTGGCCGCCGTCGTCGCGGCGATGCTCACGGTGGGCCAGCTCGTCGGCGACGTGCCCGGCGGCTCGGTCGTCGCGCGCTTCGGCGAGCGCCCGACGATGATCGGCGCTGGCCTGCTCGTGCTCGTCGCGATCGCCCTGGCCTTCTTCTCGACCGAGTGGTGGATGCTCGGGGCCGCGATCTTCGTGCTCGGCCTCGGGCACGCGGTGTTCGCGCTCGCGAGGCACGCGTTCATGACGACGTACGTGCCGCTGCGGTTCCGCGCGCGGGCGCTCTCGACGCTCGGCGGCATCTTCCGCATGGGCATGTTCGTCGGCCCCCTCATCGGCTCGGCCGTGCTCGGGCTCGGCTTCGGCCTGAGCGCGGTGTGGGTGATCTGCGCGATCGGCACGGTGGTCGCGATCGTCGTGCTCATCGTGCTGCCCGACCCCTCGTCGGCGTTCGAGCGGACGCCCGTGACGACCGGTGTCATCGAGCTGCGCCAGGAGCGCACGGGTATCCGGCAGGTCGTGCGGCGGAACGCGAGGGTGCTCGCGACGGTCGGCGTGGGCGCCGCGATGCTCGCGCTCGCGCGGCAGGCGCGCAACGTGCTGCTGCCCCTGTGGGCCGTCTCGATTGGGCTCGACGGCGTGACGACGGGCCTCGTGATCGGCATCGCGGGTGGCGTCGACTTCGCGCTGTTCTTCATCTCCGGCTGGGTGATGGACCGCTTCGGGCGGCTGTGGAGCGTCGTGCCGTCGCTCGCCCTCATGGCCGCCTCGTTCGTGCTGCTCGCCGTCTCGCACGACCTCGATGCGGCGGTCATGTGGTTCGTCGTCGCGGCGATCGTGATGGCGCTCGGCAACGGGCTCGGCTCCGGCATCCTCATGACGCTCGGCGCCGACCTCGCCGATCCGCGGAACCCCGCGCCGTTCCTCGGCGCGTGGCGCCTGACGACGGATGCGGGCGGTGCGACCGCGCCGCTGCTCATCTCGCTGCTCATCTCCGTCGCCTCGATCGCGTGGGCGGCCGGCGGGCTCGCCGCGCTGTGCGTGCTGGGCGCGGGGATGCTGCTGCGGTGGCTGCCGCGGAAGCCGCGCGACGCCGGTCGCGGGCCGCACTGA
- a CDS encoding pilus assembly protein TadG-related protein → MTPRLEHRVRQVLRRLAREEDGSTLLLALGFAVLALTLIIAVTAATSLLIERRRLFTVADGAALAAAEAFALEQVRFDGEAASPELADAAVDRAAGDWAARAAQDLAAVRVEGAAADARSATVTVSSAWRPPVVSLLLPEGIRLDVTSTARAVFVD, encoded by the coding sequence GTGACGCCGCGCCTCGAGCATCGCGTGCGTCAGGTGCTTCGCCGCCTCGCCCGCGAGGAGGACGGCTCGACGCTGCTGCTCGCGCTCGGCTTCGCCGTCCTCGCGCTCACGCTCATCATCGCGGTGACCGCCGCGACGAGCCTCCTCATCGAGCGCCGCCGCCTCTTCACCGTCGCCGACGGCGCGGCGCTCGCGGCCGCAGAGGCATTCGCGCTCGAGCAGGTCCGCTTCGACGGCGAGGCCGCGAGCCCCGAGCTCGCCGACGCAGCCGTCGACCGCGCCGCCGGCGACTGGGCTGCCCGAGCCGCGCAGGATCTCGCGGCCGTGCGCGTCGAGGGCGCTGCGGCCGACGCGCGGAGCGCAACCGTGACCGTCTCGAGCGCATGGCGCCCGCCGGTCGTCTCGCTCCTGCTGCCCGAAGGCATCCGCCTCGACGTCACCTCGACCGCGCGCGCCGTGTTCGTCGACTGA
- a CDS encoding TadE family protein, with protein MRLADDRGSAVAEFTMVAGLLVALVLSVMQLALALHVRATVADAAAEGARHASLVGADASAGVVRTRELITTAIGPDYAQQVTASTATVAGLETIEIRVAAPLPVFGLIGPTALEVAGHAPVESLG; from the coding sequence ATGCGGCTGGCTGACGACCGGGGCTCGGCGGTCGCCGAGTTCACGATGGTCGCCGGCCTGCTCGTCGCGCTCGTGCTCTCGGTCATGCAGCTCGCGCTCGCGCTCCACGTGCGAGCGACCGTCGCCGACGCCGCCGCCGAGGGCGCTAGGCACGCGTCGCTCGTCGGCGCGGATGCGTCGGCCGGGGTTGTGCGCACTCGCGAGCTCATCACGACCGCGATCGGGCCCGACTACGCGCAGCAGGTCACGGCGTCGACAGCGACCGTCGCGGGGCTCGAGACGATCGAGATCCGCGTCGCAGCTCCCTTGCCGGTGTTCGGCCTCATCGGGCCGACGGCGCTGGAGGTCGCGGGCCATGCGCCGGTCGAGTCGCTGGGCTGA
- a CDS encoding type II secretion system F family protein — MSGAAGWSLILGATMGLGLWMLVSLAPMMRRPVLLHRVAPYVLDVSAGARDLVARRRVSPARVLGVVASPVGDRLAPLVHAVLGTPDAIRRRLRQAAAEETVADFRGRQLRWGVLGAAVGAALGVAGAMQGGHVALPAALAMLGAAIGAIAVDWLLQRRAKRRLARISSELPSILEFLSLSLAAGESLQDALRRVGGAGRSALGRELAGVVADAAAGASLSAALASLADELGHPGVTRSVDQMRGALARGTPLAQTLQAQAVDARDAAKRGLLEAAGRKEISMLVPLVFGLLPTTVAFALWPGIHVLQVGF, encoded by the coding sequence GTGAGCGGCGCGGCCGGCTGGAGCCTCATCCTCGGCGCCACGATGGGCCTCGGCCTGTGGATGCTCGTGAGCCTCGCGCCGATGATGCGCCGCCCCGTGCTCCTGCACCGCGTCGCGCCGTACGTGCTCGACGTCTCCGCGGGCGCCCGCGACCTCGTCGCGCGCCGCCGCGTGAGCCCCGCCCGGGTGCTCGGCGTCGTCGCCTCGCCGGTGGGCGACCGGCTCGCGCCGCTCGTGCACGCGGTGCTCGGGACCCCGGACGCGATCCGCCGCCGGCTGCGGCAGGCCGCCGCCGAGGAGACCGTCGCCGACTTCCGCGGCCGGCAGCTGCGCTGGGGCGTGCTCGGCGCCGCGGTGGGTGCCGCGCTCGGCGTCGCCGGTGCGATGCAGGGCGGCCACGTGGCGCTGCCCGCCGCGCTCGCTATGCTCGGGGCCGCGATCGGCGCGATCGCGGTCGACTGGCTGCTCCAGCGCCGCGCGAAGCGGCGCCTCGCGCGCATCTCGAGCGAGCTGCCGTCGATCCTCGAGTTCCTGTCGCTCAGCCTCGCCGCCGGCGAGAGCCTGCAGGATGCGCTGCGGCGCGTGGGCGGCGCAGGCCGCAGCGCGCTCGGCCGCGAGCTCGCGGGCGTCGTGGCCGATGCCGCGGCCGGCGCGAGCCTCTCGGCCGCGCTCGCGAGCCTCGCCGATGAGCTCGGCCACCCGGGCGTCACGCGGAGCGTCGACCAGATGCGCGGCGCGCTGGCACGCGGCACGCCGCTCGCGCAGACGCTGCAGGCGCAGGCCGTCGACGCGCGCGACGCCGCGAAGCGCGGCCTGCTCGAAGCGGCGGGCCGCAAGGAGATCTCGATGCTCGTGCCGCTGGTGTTCGGCCTGCTGCCGACCACGGTGGCGTTCGCGCTGTGGCCGGGCATCCACGTGCTGCAGGTCGGATTCTGA
- a CDS encoding type II secretion system F family protein: protein MTWLLGAALGLGVVLAISPWLWPRRARAAVDPQPRPRLIDRLTQAGLDGIPPLAVGAVSLLLGVVAAGVALALAPVVALTAAAFVAGGAAPVLAVRWRAKRRRRALAAVWPDVVDHLVSAVRSGLALPDAVAQLEHAGPEITRPAFAAYAADHRATGSFAYALDRLKDRLADPVADRIIETLRMAREVGGTEVTTVLRELAAYLRLDLATRGELEARQTWIVSAARLGVAAPWIVLLILSTRPEAAQAYNAAGGLVLIAGGAIVTVIAYRVMLRIGALPTEARWFA, encoded by the coding sequence ATGACGTGGCTGCTGGGGGCGGCGCTGGGGCTCGGCGTCGTGCTCGCGATCAGCCCGTGGCTGTGGCCACGCAGGGCGCGCGCCGCCGTCGATCCGCAGCCGCGGCCGCGCCTCATCGACCGCTTGACCCAGGCCGGGCTCGACGGCATCCCGCCGCTCGCCGTCGGCGCCGTCTCGCTCCTGCTCGGGGTCGTCGCGGCGGGCGTCGCCCTCGCGCTCGCACCCGTCGTCGCGCTCACCGCGGCCGCCTTCGTCGCCGGCGGCGCGGCGCCCGTGCTCGCCGTGCGCTGGCGGGCGAAGCGGCGGCGCCGCGCGCTCGCGGCCGTCTGGCCCGACGTCGTCGACCACCTGGTCTCCGCGGTGCGCAGCGGTCTGGCGCTGCCGGATGCGGTGGCGCAGCTCGAGCACGCCGGTCCCGAGATCACGCGCCCCGCATTCGCCGCCTACGCGGCCGACCACCGGGCGACCGGCTCGTTCGCGTACGCGCTCGACCGTCTGAAGGACCGCCTCGCCGATCCCGTCGCCGACCGCATCATCGAGACGCTGCGCATGGCGCGCGAGGTGGGCGGCACCGAGGTCACGACGGTGCTGCGCGAGCTCGCCGCCTACCTGCGGCTCGACCTGGCGACGCGCGGCGAGCTCGAGGCTCGCCAGACCTGGATCGTGAGCGCGGCCAGGCTCGGCGTCGCCGCCCCGTGGATCGTGCTGCTCATCCTCTCGACGCGCCCCGAGGCCGCCCAGGCCTACAACGCCGCCGGCGGGCTCGTGCTCATCGCCGGCGGCGCGATCGTCACCGTCATCGCCTACCGCGTCATGCTGCGGATCGGGGCGCTGCCGACCGAGGCGAGGTGGTTCGCGTGA
- a CDS encoding CpaF family protein — MRQAVAEITASVRARVRRDGVDLARGGDLAERYVRDAVRSYAERSLGGSLPMLADERQAERDVLAAVSGYGPLQPYLDDPEIEELWVNQGSRVFCARAGVSEQLPLRLTETEVRDLVERMLSTTGRRVDLSTPFVDASLPDGSRLHVASGDVARGAMSLNIRKFSRRLASLAALVERGALSQQAAGFLKQAVVAGCNILVSGPTHAGKTTMLNALLASVRPGERVVTVEETFELDPPVDDIVGLQCRQPSLEGTGEISLRRLVKESLRMRPDRLVVGEVREAEALDLLVALNCGVSGMCSIHANSARDALSKLTTLPLLAGRNIDAGFVVPTVAQCIDLVVHLAIDARGNRQVVEILAPTGQAAGGVIEASTLFSMRDGLLEATGSHPARTAKFDAVGADPRALLARGTA, encoded by the coding sequence ATGCGCCAAGCCGTCGCCGAGATCACCGCGTCCGTCCGGGCGCGCGTGCGCCGAGACGGCGTCGACCTCGCGCGCGGCGGCGACCTCGCCGAGCGCTACGTGCGCGACGCGGTGCGCTCGTACGCCGAGCGCTCGCTGGGCGGCAGCCTGCCGATGCTCGCCGACGAGCGGCAGGCCGAGCGCGACGTGCTCGCCGCGGTCTCGGGCTACGGGCCGCTGCAGCCCTACCTCGACGACCCCGAGATCGAGGAGCTGTGGGTGAACCAGGGTTCGCGCGTGTTCTGCGCGCGCGCCGGGGTCAGCGAGCAGCTGCCGCTGCGGCTCACCGAGACCGAGGTGCGCGACCTCGTCGAGCGGATGCTCTCCACCACGGGCCGCCGCGTCGACCTCAGCACGCCGTTCGTCGACGCATCGCTGCCCGACGGCTCCCGCCTGCATGTCGCGTCGGGCGACGTCGCCCGCGGCGCCATGAGCCTCAACATCCGCAAGTTCTCCCGCCGGCTCGCGTCCCTCGCGGCGCTCGTCGAGCGCGGAGCGCTGAGCCAGCAGGCCGCGGGCTTCCTCAAGCAGGCGGTGGTCGCCGGCTGCAACATCCTCGTCTCCGGGCCGACCCACGCGGGCAAGACCACGATGCTCAACGCCCTGCTCGCGTCGGTGCGCCCGGGCGAGCGCGTCGTCACGGTCGAGGAGACGTTCGAGCTCGACCCGCCGGTCGACGACATCGTCGGCCTCCAGTGCCGCCAGCCGTCCCTCGAGGGCACCGGCGAGATCTCGCTGCGCCGGCTCGTGAAGGAGTCGCTGCGGATGCGCCCCGACCGGCTCGTGGTCGGCGAGGTGCGCGAGGCCGAGGCGCTCGACCTGCTCGTCGCCCTGAACTGCGGCGTGAGCGGCATGTGCTCCATCCACGCCAACTCGGCGCGCGATGCGCTGAGCAAGCTCACGACCCTGCCGCTGCTCGCGGGTCGCAACATCGACGCGGGCTTCGTCGTGCCCACGGTCGCCCAGTGCATCGACCTCGTCGTCCACCTCGCCATCGACGCGCGCGGCAACCGCCAGGTGGTCGAGATCCTCGCTCCCACGGGCCAGGCGGCCGGCGGCGTCATCGAGGCGTCGACGCTCTTCTCGATGCGCGACGGGCTGCTCGAGGCGACCGGCTCGCACCCCGCGCGCACCGCGAAGTTCGACGCCGTCGGCGCCGATCCGCGCGCCCTGCTCGCGAGGGGGACCGCATGA
- a CDS encoding alpha/beta fold hydrolase yields the protein MHPARRTVTLPWGDVSLLEWLPAEPARDDASVVVLLHGGGLDSAWLSWGGVGGALAEAGHRVLAPDLPGYGESTKAPWAATQQALLACVEQVVDALGLERCALGGLSMGGGLAIGHALAHSERVRGLMLLGSYGLAPTLVEGRWSAPAQLLAWAATRAGVLPVITRATTRTPTAVERSLRPVLRSAAQRTPELIGAVHEAARAGTSIDVFGEWQRSEVGARRQTTAYADRLGELAMPALVVHGALDAGVPAAVARRAAAAMPQAELLVVPDAAHWVQRDRPEVVVPAMRAFLDGLR from the coding sequence ATGCACCCCGCGCGCCGCACCGTCACGCTCCCCTGGGGCGACGTCTCGCTGCTCGAGTGGCTGCCGGCGGAGCCCGCGCGGGACGACGCGTCCGTCGTCGTCCTGCTGCACGGGGGCGGGCTCGACAGCGCGTGGCTGTCGTGGGGCGGGGTCGGCGGCGCGCTCGCCGAGGCCGGCCACCGCGTGCTCGCGCCCGACCTGCCCGGCTACGGCGAGAGCACGAAGGCGCCGTGGGCCGCGACCCAGCAGGCGCTCCTCGCGTGCGTCGAGCAGGTCGTCGACGCGCTCGGCCTCGAGCGGTGTGCGCTCGGCGGGCTCTCGATGGGCGGCGGGCTCGCGATCGGGCACGCCCTCGCGCACTCCGAGCGCGTGCGCGGCCTCATGCTGCTCGGCTCCTACGGCCTCGCGCCGACGCTCGTCGAGGGCCGGTGGTCGGCGCCCGCGCAGCTGCTGGCGTGGGCGGCGACGCGCGCCGGAGTGCTGCCCGTCATCACGCGCGCCACGACGCGCACGCCCACGGCCGTCGAGCGGAGCCTCCGCCCCGTGCTGCGCAGCGCCGCGCAGCGCACGCCAGAGCTGATCGGCGCCGTGCACGAAGCGGCACGGGCCGGCACGAGCATCGACGTCTTCGGCGAGTGGCAGCGCAGCGAGGTGGGCGCGCGGCGGCAGACGACCGCCTACGCCGACCGCCTCGGCGAGCTCGCGATGCCGGCGCTCGTCGTGCACGGCGCGCTCGATGCGGGCGTGCCGGCGGCGGTCGCCCGCCGCGCCGCAGCCGCGATGCCCCAGGCCGAGCTGCTCGTCGTGCCCGATGCGGCGCACTGGGTGCAGCGCGACCGCCCCGAGGTCGTCGTGCCGGCGATGCGGGCGTTCCTCGACGGCCTGCGCTGA
- a CDS encoding prenyltransferase/squalene oxidase repeat-containing protein → MSVVDWLLEGDPAIRWQVLADLLDEDPDAVARERARVATEGWGAALLAARGPDGQWAGGAHFPKEPPTLPGQPWTSTAHVLTELRLLGVDPHAPAVREAIADVARVTHWEYDGEPFFEGEVEPCINGALVTNAVYYGEADPGLLDDRIVERLLGERMADGGWNCEQEHGSVRSSFDTTIAVLEALAAVERVRDDERIRAARASGEAYLLERDLLRRRSTGEIPKPTYTRFAFPPRHEYDALRALEHFRAVGAMPDERMQEALDLVHAKRLPDGTWPLDVVHGGDAVNDYGKVGEPNRWITLKALRVLRWAEG, encoded by the coding sequence ATGAGCGTCGTCGACTGGCTGCTCGAGGGCGATCCGGCGATCCGCTGGCAGGTGCTCGCCGACCTCCTCGACGAGGATCCGGATGCTGTGGCCCGCGAGCGCGCCCGGGTCGCGACCGAGGGGTGGGGCGCGGCCCTGCTCGCCGCGCGCGGGCCCGACGGGCAGTGGGCCGGCGGCGCGCACTTCCCGAAGGAGCCGCCGACGCTGCCGGGGCAGCCGTGGACGTCGACCGCGCACGTGCTCACCGAGCTGCGCCTCCTCGGCGTCGACCCGCACGCGCCGGCGGTGCGCGAGGCGATCGCCGATGTCGCCCGCGTCACCCACTGGGAGTACGACGGCGAGCCGTTCTTCGAGGGCGAGGTCGAGCCGTGCATCAACGGCGCGCTCGTGACGAACGCGGTCTACTACGGCGAGGCGGATCCGGGGCTGCTCGACGACCGCATCGTCGAGCGGCTGCTCGGCGAGCGGATGGCCGACGGCGGCTGGAACTGCGAGCAGGAGCACGGCAGCGTGCGCTCATCGTTCGACACCACGATCGCGGTGCTCGAGGCGCTCGCGGCCGTCGAGCGCGTGCGCGACGACGAGCGGATCCGCGCCGCGCGCGCCTCGGGCGAGGCGTACCTGCTCGAGCGCGACCTGCTGCGGCGGCGCTCGACGGGCGAGATCCCGAAGCCCACCTACACGCGCTTCGCGTTCCCGCCCCGCCACGAGTACGACGCGCTGCGGGCGCTCGAGCACTTCCGCGCGGTCGGCGCGATGCCTGACGAGCGCATGCAGGAGGCGCTCGACCTCGTGCACGCGAAGCGGCTCCCCGACGGCACGTGGCCGCTCGACGTCGTGCACGGCGGCGACGCCGTCAACGACTACGGGAAGGTCGGGGAGCCGAACCGCTGGATCACGCTCAAGGCGCTGCGGGTGCTGCGCTGGGCGGAGGGCTGA
- a CDS encoding alpha/beta fold hydrolase translates to MTDVRLHIDDSGGDGRPVVLIHGWPLSAESWAEQADALGRAGYRVVAYDRRGFGRSDKPDDGYDYDTLAADLDGVMRQLDLRDATLVGFSMGGGEVARYVSTYGDELVRSVVFAAAVPPYLLHGDDNPDGPLTEEAYRGMRDALEADRDGFLDEFLVGFFSNAERLCVTEEQRQAALVLARQSHQPAALACMDAWATTDFRDDLGTITVPTLVLHGDGDQTVPLEGSGRRTHETIEHSELHVIPGAPHGCNVSHAADFDAALLAFLER, encoded by the coding sequence ATGACCGACGTCCGACTCCACATCGACGACAGCGGCGGCGACGGCCGGCCCGTCGTGCTCATCCACGGCTGGCCGCTCTCGGCCGAGTCGTGGGCCGAGCAGGCGGATGCGCTCGGGCGCGCCGGGTACCGCGTCGTCGCGTACGACCGGCGCGGCTTCGGCCGCAGCGACAAGCCCGACGACGGCTACGACTACGACACGCTCGCGGCCGACCTCGACGGCGTCATGCGGCAGCTCGACCTGCGCGACGCGACGCTCGTGGGCTTCTCGATGGGCGGCGGCGAGGTGGCGCGCTACGTGTCGACCTACGGCGACGAGCTGGTGCGCTCGGTGGTCTTCGCGGCCGCGGTGCCGCCCTACCTGCTGCACGGCGACGACAACCCCGACGGCCCGCTCACCGAGGAGGCGTACCGCGGCATGCGCGATGCGCTCGAGGCCGACCGCGATGGCTTCCTCGACGAGTTCCTCGTCGGCTTCTTCTCGAACGCCGAGCGGCTGTGCGTCACCGAGGAGCAGCGGCAGGCGGCGCTCGTGCTCGCACGCCAGTCGCACCAGCCCGCGGCGCTCGCGTGCATGGACGCGTGGGCGACCACCGACTTCCGCGACGACCTCGGCACGATCACGGTGCCGACCCTCGTGCTGCACGGCGACGGCGACCAGACGGTGCCGCTCGAGGGCTCCGGCCGCCGCACGCACGAGACGATCGAGCACAGCGAGCTGCACGTCATCCCCGGCGCCCCGCACGGCTGCAACGTCAGCCACGCGGCCGACTTCGACGCCGCGCTGCTCGCGTTCCTGGAGCGCTGA